One window from the genome of Asterias rubens chromosome 11, eAstRub1.3, whole genome shotgun sequence encodes:
- the LOC117296827 gene encoding uncharacterized protein LOC117296827 produces the protein MPASDGLARIAYHSIGRSMFDAFPCIASAGQNAWSHFNRCLSSKIRWERQKRLKVMKRKESPKDPDAASKRPCTNSSPPPLALPSIQEPLISETVYATHIKEIQKVFTGTRKTDMTPTVMAHLDNLMQETFPRRRKLILAPDNMDTSELVEKLWKDFPCLQNDTCLMQEIRRCDIHLDTYYNDNYLGVLENLGKLYDIPHDTDFDHVQVLKETEVRLNKRIKKTEVIKVLKLNSDSMDSKVNGQTSPSLVITTDDNLVTSSHVVGFGRTLVEMQGEGALKRGLRSLMATYYILDFEYPPGYSMMLKFIQHYLMGRIVKDIPKSIKTLCSKAGVANSVD, from the exons ATGCCAGCTTCTGATGGATTAGCTCGGATTGCTTACCATAGCATCGGTAGATCCATGTTCGATGCGTTTCCTTGTATTGCCAGTGCTGGACAAAATGCTTGG TCTCACTTCAACAGATGCTTAAGCTCAAAGATACGATGGGAGAGACAGAAGCGACTCAAAGTGATGAAACGCAAAGAAAGCCCAAAGGACCCTGATGCAGCAAGTAAACGTCCTTGCACAAATTCATCTCCCCCACCACTAGCACTCCCTTCCATTCAAGAGCCTTTGATCAGCGAAACAGTGTATGCTACACACATCAAAGAAATTCAA AAAGTGTTTACAGGCACTCGTAAGACAGACATGACACCCACAGTGATGGCCCACTTGGACAACCTAATGCAGGAGACATTCCCACGTAGAAGGAAGCTAATACTGGCCCCAGACAACATGGACACATCAGAACTAGTAGAAAAGCTTTGGAAAGATTTCCCATGCCTTCAAAATGACACATGC CTAATGCAGGAGATCAGACGTTGTGACATACACCTTGACACATACTACAATGACAACTACTTGGGTGTGCTGGAGAACCTTGGTAAACTGTATGATATTCCACACGAT accgACTTTGACCATGTTCAAGTCCTTAAGGAGACGGAAGTGCGCCTGAATAAACGCATCAAAAAAACAGAGGTCATCAAGGTCTTGAAG CTCAACTCGGACTCCATGGACTCGAAAGTAAATGGCCAGACATCACCTAGCCTCGTCATTACAACTGATGATAACCTTGTTACATCTTCTCATGTCGTGGGTTTTGGGCGGACCCTTGTTGAGATGCAGGGGGAAGGTGCGTTGAAGAGGGGACTGCGGTCGCTTATGGCAACCTACTACATCCTTGATTTCGAGTATCCTCCAGGATACTCGATGATGCTGAAATTCATACAGCACTACCTGATGGGCAGGATAGTGAAGGACATCCCCAAGTCGATCAAAACATTGTGCTCCAAGGCTGGAGTGGCTAACAGTGTGGATTAA